In a single window of the Entelurus aequoreus isolate RoL-2023_Sb linkage group LG16, RoL_Eaeq_v1.1, whole genome shotgun sequence genome:
- the fuz gene encoding protein fuzzy homolog: protein MVVQLVCLTASSGVPLFTRGASRQLPFSIIGSLNGVHMFGSGHGVLLSSCETEGGGKVVWRVFQDSVMLIATSAGHQAGSSKGEPVHLQRLLENVWSCMVMVLGQDELAQVRNVERLKKDLRACFGLIDELLEDRRDGVMGLLTHCSDCLLPPQPPLLQEAVQGFAAAADSEFGCLLVHGRVAAATEMWWRLAPQEIVLLSALMRSLSDSASTSCDYPVFLPQGSPTVAHRLLRFQLLPGADVCVLCGPTPSLHHAESGLVGRFWSPLVDILRNCLAVGERCLPPSVSLRPDVLAFLLINRENHRSVSSVLHPLCPHLQDDPALPSKTRCWELLKLFYILCMTRYFEQGEASPPKEEKEEGAHTEDLVHGLSHQPLQCYLVTDECKSFGLQTPQHQLFLLFPLAVPTFALHTVAAHTLASITTSTFF from the coding sequence ATGGTCGTACAGCTGGTGTGCCTCACAGCCAGCAGCGGGGTTCCCCTTTTTACCAGGGGGGCCTCCAGGCAGCTCCCCTTCTCCATCATTGGCTCCCTGAATGGGGTGCACATGTTTGGGAGTGGCCACGGCGTGCTGCTGTCCAGCTGTGAGACTGAAGGAGGTGGAAAAGTGGTGTGGCGAGTCTTCCAGGACAGCGTGATGCTCATCGCCACCAGCGCAGGCCACCAAGCGGGCAGCAGTAAAGGGGAGCCGGTGCATCTCCAGCGCCTCCTGGAGAACGTGTGGAGCTGCATGGTGATGGTGCTGGGCCAGGACGAGTTGGCCCAAGTGAGGAACGTGGAGCGACTCAAGAAGGACCTGCGCGCCTGCTTCGGCCTCATCGATGAGCTGCTGGAGGACCGGCGGGACGGCGTCATGGGCCTGCTGACGCACTGCAGCGACTGCCTGCTGCCGCCGCAGCCGCCGCTCCTTCAGGAGGCCGTGCAGGGCTTCGCCGCGGCCGCGGACAGCGAGTTCGGCTGCCTCCTTGTTCACGGGCGGGTCGCGGCCGCCACGGAAATGTGGTGGCGCCTGGCCCCGCAGGAGATAGTGCTTCTCTCCGCGTTGATGCGATCTCTCTCGGACTCTGCGTCCACCTCCTGTGACTACCCCGTGTTTCTCCCTCAAGGCAGCCCCACCGTGGCACACCGCCTGCTCCGCTTCCAGCTGCTGCCCGGTGCTGACGTGTGCGTGCTGTGCGGGCCCACGCCCTCCCTACACCACGCTGAGAGCGGCCTGGTGGGTCGCTTTTGGTCGCCCCTGGTGGACATCTTGAGAAATTGCCTTGCCGTCGGGGAGCGCTGCCTCCCGCCGTCCGTATCTTTACGGCCGGATGTCTTAGCCTTTCTCCTCATCAACCGCGAGAACCACCGCTCGGTCTCCAGCGTGCTGCACCCGTTGTGTCCTCACCTGCAAGATGATCCCGCTTTACCCTCCAAAACACGCTGCTGGGAACTCCTGAAGCTCTTCTACATCCTTTGCATGACGCGCTACTTCGAGCAGGGGGAAGCAAGTCCcccaaaagaggagaaggaggagggagCCCACACAGAGGACTTAGTACATGGACTCTCCCACCAGCCACTGCAGTGCTATTTGGTCACAGACGAGTGTAAAAGCTTTGGACTTCAGACGCCACAACATCAGCTTTTCCTGCTCTTCCCTCTGGCGGTGCCCACCTTTGCCCTGCACACTGTCGCCGCACACACACTCGCTTCCATAACCACATCTACTTTCTTCTAA
- the gng5 gene encoding guanine nucleotide-binding protein G(I)/G(S)/G(O) subunit gamma-5 produces the protein MSTSSNLIAMKKVVQQLRFEASINRVKVSQAAADLQQFCMQNALQDPLLTGVSSSTNPFRPQKVCSFL, from the exons ATGTCCACTTCCTCCAATCTTATAGCCATGAAAAAAGTGGTACAGCAGCTCCGCTTCGAGGCAAGCATAAACAGAGTGAAG GTGTCCCAAGCTGCTGCAGACCTTCAGCAGTTCTGCATGCAAAACGCCTTGCAAGACCCTCTGCTCACAGGCGTGTCGTCCAGCACCAACCCTTTCAGGCCACAGAAGGTGTGCTCCTTCTTGTGA